A DNA window from Halorubrum sp. DM2 contains the following coding sequences:
- a CDS encoding AI-2E family transporter, whose protein sequence is MSSGPDSPTWLVGQLGLTALVLLSGLLALFVLLPYLQFILFGVVLAYILFPVQQRAEEHIRPTFAAIGVVVGALFFVLIPIIYLLTVAIQQSLRVVSAVRNGQIDIASIEELLETTGYQFDLVALYESNQDRIARTLQELTSGAIDLVGSLPALFIGLTITLFVLFSLLRDGERLVTWVQRVLPVDQDVLDELREGLDQLMWASVVGNVAVAAIQAALLGLGLAIAGLPAVIFLTVVTFVLTLLPLVGAFGVWVPAAVYLAAVGRPVAGASIAVYGLLVTFSDTYLRPALIGRTGAFNSAIIVIGIFGGLVVFGAVGLFIGPVVLGGAKLVLDCFAREHGGRSAA, encoded by the coding sequence ATGTCAAGCGGACCCGATTCCCCGACGTGGCTCGTGGGACAGCTGGGGCTGACCGCACTCGTCCTGCTGAGCGGTCTCCTCGCGCTGTTCGTCCTCCTGCCGTATCTCCAGTTCATTCTGTTCGGCGTGGTTCTCGCGTATATCCTGTTTCCCGTCCAGCAGCGGGCCGAGGAACACATCAGGCCCACGTTCGCGGCGATCGGCGTCGTCGTGGGCGCGTTGTTCTTCGTGTTGATCCCGATCATCTATCTCCTCACGGTCGCCATCCAACAGTCGCTCAGAGTCGTGAGTGCCGTCAGAAACGGACAGATCGACATCGCGTCGATCGAAGAACTGCTCGAAACCACCGGGTATCAGTTCGACCTCGTCGCACTGTACGAATCGAACCAAGACCGGATAGCGAGGACCCTCCAGGAGCTCACCTCGGGGGCGATCGATCTCGTCGGCAGTTTGCCGGCGCTTTTCATCGGACTGACGATCACGCTGTTCGTCCTCTTTTCGCTGTTGCGCGACGGGGAACGGCTCGTGACGTGGGTCCAGCGGGTGCTGCCGGTCGATCAAGACGTCTTGGACGAACTCCGCGAGGGACTGGATCAGCTCATGTGGGCCTCGGTCGTCGGGAACGTCGCCGTCGCAGCCATCCAGGCGGCGTTACTCGGCCTCGGGCTCGCGATCGCCGGCCTCCCCGCCGTGATATTCCTCACGGTCGTCACGTTCGTGCTGACGCTGCTCCCGCTCGTCGGCGCGTTCGGCGTCTGGGTCCCGGCCGCGGTCTATCTCGCCGCGGTCGGACGACCGGTCGCCGGCGCGTCGATCGCCGTGTACGGTCTGCTCGTCACGTTCTCGGACACGTACCTCCGACCCGCGCTGATCGGTCGGACCGGTGCGTTCAACTCCGCGATCATCGTCATCGGCATCTTCGGCGGGCTCGTCGTGTTCGGCGCCGTCGGCCTGTTCATCGGTCCCGTCGTCCTCGGCGGCGCGAAACTCGTCCTCGACTGCTTCGCACGGGAACACGGGGGAAGGTCGGCCGCCTGA
- a CDS encoding GTP-binding protein, whose translation MDDPDETDDRIPVTVLSGSLGAGKTTLLNHLLGNAGDRDIAVLVNDMGDVNVDADLIAEGSEVDVEGVTELSNGCICCELQDDLESAVVRLANERSFDNLVVESSGISEPAPVARLFTTESRAAARYRVDALVTVVDTRQFLDAFGGDDAPERRVDPAAGDGDADRPLSDLLVEQIEVSNLVVCNKADLCADAEIDEAVDLVGALQPDAETVVTEFSAVDPDRLLDVGLFDERALGDLPGWKRALADAEEGGDDADEAAHDDHAADHDDHAADHDHAHRHPDEVYGVTSFTYRRRRPFHPDRIAAILRDLPEGVVRSKGTLWVAGTEQRQQVGQAGRSVRVTALGPWIASLPSVERDMLRSNRPALDWDDERGDRLTEFVVIGTDVDEDSLVARLDDALLSDAELSEVGDAGIGDDPAAVDPAPFPDEQGAEAALREP comes from the coding sequence ATGGACGACCCCGACGAGACCGACGACCGCATCCCGGTGACCGTGCTCTCCGGGAGTCTCGGAGCCGGCAAGACGACGCTACTGAACCACCTGCTCGGGAACGCGGGCGACCGCGACATCGCGGTCCTCGTCAACGACATGGGCGACGTCAACGTCGACGCGGACCTGATCGCCGAGGGGTCCGAGGTCGACGTCGAGGGCGTCACGGAGCTGTCGAACGGCTGTATCTGCTGTGAGCTTCAAGACGATCTGGAGTCGGCGGTGGTGCGGCTCGCGAACGAGCGCTCGTTCGACAACCTCGTCGTCGAATCCTCGGGGATCTCGGAGCCGGCCCCCGTGGCCCGCCTGTTCACCACCGAGTCGCGCGCGGCGGCCCGGTACCGCGTCGACGCGCTGGTGACCGTGGTCGACACGCGGCAGTTCCTCGACGCCTTCGGCGGCGACGACGCCCCCGAACGCCGGGTTGACCCGGCCGCGGGCGACGGCGACGCCGACCGCCCGCTCTCGGACCTCCTCGTCGAACAGATCGAGGTGTCGAACCTCGTGGTGTGCAACAAGGCGGACCTCTGTGCCGACGCGGAAATCGACGAGGCGGTCGACCTCGTGGGCGCGCTCCAGCCCGACGCGGAGACGGTCGTCACGGAGTTCTCCGCGGTCGACCCGGACCGGCTCCTCGACGTGGGACTGTTCGACGAGCGAGCGCTCGGCGACCTCCCCGGCTGGAAGCGCGCGTTGGCGGACGCCGAGGAAGGCGGAGACGACGCCGACGAAGCGGCCCACGACGATCACGCCGCCGACCACGACGATCACGCCGCCGACCACGACCACGCACACCGCCACCCCGACGAGGTGTACGGCGTCACCTCCTTCACCTACCGGCGACGGCGTCCGTTCCACCCCGACCGGATCGCCGCCATCCTCCGCGACCTGCCCGAGGGCGTGGTCCGGTCGAAGGGGACGCTCTGGGTCGCGGGCACCGAGCAGCGCCAGCAGGTCGGACAGGCGGGGCGGTCGGTCCGCGTCACCGCGCTGGGCCCGTGGATCGCGAGCCTCCCGTCGGTCGAGCGCGACATGCTCCGCTCGAACCGGCCCGCCCTCGACTGGGACGACGAGCGCGGCGACCGCCTCACCGAGTTCGTCGTCATCGGCACCGATGTCGACGAGGACTCGCTCGTCGCGCGGCTCGACGACGCCCTCCTCTCCGACGCGGAGCTGTCGGAGGTCGGTGACGCGGGGATCGGCGACGACCCCGCAGCCGTCGACCCCGCGCCGTTCCCGGACGAGCAGGGCGCCGAGGCCGCGCTCCGCGAGCCCTGA
- a CDS encoding TRC40/GET3/ArsA family transport-energizing ATPase, protein MEPFVFFGGKGGVGKTTVSCAYAYRCATEGVRTLVVSTDPAHSVSDVFDQSFGDEPRSVKGVDGLDAMEIDPEDEMQRHLDEIRESLSEQVSAAMVSEINRQLEMSHGTPGAYESALFDAFVDVMREESEPYDRVVFDTAPTGSTLRLLGLPEFLGDWIERLVYKRKQSIDLFEKAAIGDMEPRRLLEGDPVIERLQRRKEFFEYAGETMRTEAAFFLVFNPDQLSVNETARAIEGFTERDLSVRGLVANRLTPTPDDDETGRGARYLRERVATERDRLEQVREGFEPPLVAEIESRTSEVRGDVLTDVADALDVDV, encoded by the coding sequence ATGGAGCCGTTTGTCTTCTTCGGCGGGAAAGGCGGTGTCGGCAAGACCACGGTCTCGTGTGCGTACGCGTACCGCTGCGCGACAGAGGGGGTACGCACGCTCGTCGTCTCGACGGACCCGGCGCACTCGGTTTCGGACGTGTTCGACCAGTCGTTCGGCGACGAGCCGCGGTCGGTGAAGGGCGTCGACGGGCTCGACGCGATGGAGATCGACCCCGAAGACGAGATGCAGCGGCACCTCGACGAGATCCGCGAGTCGCTCTCCGAGCAGGTGTCGGCGGCGATGGTCTCGGAGATCAACCGCCAGCTGGAGATGTCACACGGGACGCCCGGCGCGTACGAGTCCGCGCTGTTCGACGCGTTCGTCGACGTGATGCGCGAGGAGAGCGAGCCGTACGACCGGGTCGTCTTCGACACCGCGCCCACGGGATCGACGCTGCGGCTGCTCGGGCTCCCCGAGTTCCTCGGCGACTGGATCGAACGACTGGTGTACAAGCGGAAGCAGTCGATCGACCTGTTCGAGAAGGCCGCCATCGGCGACATGGAGCCCCGGCGGCTGCTGGAGGGCGACCCGGTCATCGAACGGCTCCAGCGGCGCAAGGAGTTCTTCGAGTACGCCGGCGAGACGATGCGGACGGAGGCCGCGTTCTTCCTCGTGTTCAACCCCGACCAGCTCTCCGTCAACGAGACGGCGCGGGCGATCGAGGGGTTCACCGAGCGGGACCTCTCCGTGCGCGGGCTCGTCGCGAACAGGCTCACGCCGACGCCCGACGACGACGAGACGGGCCGCGGGGCGCGCTACCTCCGGGAGCGGGTTGCGACCGAGCGCGACCGCCTCGAACAGGTCCGCGAGGGGTTCGAGCCGCCGCTCGTCGCCGAGATCGAATCCCGGACCAGCGAGGTCCGCGGTGACGTCCTCACCGACGTCGCCGACGCGCTCGACGTGGACGTCTGA
- a CDS encoding carbon starvation CstA family protein, which translates to MTSVIWIVVAVLSTFTVGYVGYSRYLSRFVDLDDERETPAHKYEDGQEYVPAKKPVLLGHHFSSIAGGAPIVGPITAGAIWGWVPALLWVAIGNPLMGAVHDFISLSGSMRHEGKSIGFIVGEYVGERGKNMLLWFAFLTIILVVAVFALVVGIVLNAFPSAATASLIYIALAFGFGVYLYQLDGPFLPGTVLFVAGVFAGVWVGIQNPIALFPAVEAGTYPQGTIVLFEFLGSGAWLPGAVVSTDAILQPNVAAWVPVILVYATLASALPVWVLLQPRDYLSSFLLYSGVGGALLAIIVGTVGFNLGIDPITPVQELAIDSSIGAYMGFFGSDLAIGERGITPLFPLLFVTIACGTISGFHSLVSSGTTAKQLNQESDARLIGYGGMLGEGLLASVAISTLAIAGSTTAAAGGGIGGALPNFATGGGIILTSLGIPAQYGAPFMALVLVSFLLTSTDTAARLGRYMMEEIVGTQGSGTTTGFSADLPSLAKGRYTNPIIQSLIAYALVISGEWVTLWALFGGANQLLAALALLTGTVWLANWDESKQLISTGVPMTIMVTITVLGLSWVALWDNLYQKLILGNVAGLSGQISAVVQMALAFVLIYLALSLVRIGYGNITSVRGGSEPAVEPSDD; encoded by the coding sequence ATGACAAGTGTAATTTGGATCGTCGTCGCCGTTCTCAGTACGTTCACCGTGGGGTACGTGGGATACTCGCGGTACCTCTCTCGGTTCGTCGATCTCGACGACGAGCGGGAGACGCCGGCACACAAGTACGAGGACGGACAGGAGTACGTACCGGCGAAGAAGCCGGTGCTACTGGGGCATCACTTCTCGAGCATCGCGGGCGGCGCGCCGATCGTCGGCCCGATCACGGCCGGGGCCATCTGGGGATGGGTTCCGGCGCTGCTGTGGGTCGCGATCGGGAACCCGCTGATGGGGGCGGTTCACGACTTCATCTCGCTGTCGGGGTCGATGCGACACGAGGGGAAGTCGATCGGCTTCATCGTCGGCGAGTACGTCGGCGAGCGCGGCAAGAACATGCTGCTGTGGTTCGCGTTCCTCACCATCATCCTCGTGGTGGCGGTGTTCGCTCTGGTCGTCGGGATCGTGTTGAACGCGTTCCCGTCGGCGGCGACCGCGAGCCTGATCTACATCGCGCTGGCGTTCGGGTTCGGCGTCTACCTGTACCAGCTCGACGGCCCGTTCCTGCCGGGGACGGTCCTGTTCGTCGCGGGCGTGTTCGCGGGCGTCTGGGTCGGTATCCAGAACCCGATCGCGCTGTTCCCGGCCGTCGAGGCCGGCACGTATCCGCAGGGTACGATCGTCCTGTTCGAGTTCCTCGGGAGCGGCGCGTGGCTGCCCGGCGCGGTGGTGAGCACCGACGCCATCCTCCAGCCGAACGTCGCGGCGTGGGTGCCGGTCATCCTCGTCTACGCGACGCTCGCGAGCGCGCTCCCGGTGTGGGTGCTGCTCCAGCCGCGCGACTACCTCTCGTCGTTCCTGCTGTACTCCGGCGTCGGCGGGGCGCTGCTGGCGATAATCGTCGGGACGGTCGGGTTCAACCTCGGCATCGATCCGATCACTCCGGTACAGGAGCTCGCGATCGACTCCTCGATCGGGGCGTACATGGGCTTCTTCGGGAGCGACTTGGCAATCGGAGAACGGGGGATCACGCCGTTGTTCCCGCTGCTCTTCGTCACAATCGCCTGCGGGACGATCAGCGGGTTCCACTCGCTGGTGTCCTCCGGCACCACGGCGAAACAGCTGAACCAAGAGAGCGACGCGCGCCTCATCGGCTACGGCGGGATGCTCGGTGAGGGGCTGCTCGCCTCGGTCGCCATCTCGACGCTCGCCATTGCCGGCTCCACGACGGCCGCCGCCGGCGGCGGTATCGGCGGCGCACTGCCGAACTTCGCGACGGGAGGCGGTATCATCCTCACCAGCCTCGGTATTCCCGCCCAGTACGGCGCGCCGTTCATGGCGCTCGTGCTCGTGAGCTTCCTGCTCACGTCGACCGACACCGCCGCGCGGCTCGGTCGGTACATGATGGAGGAGATCGTCGGCACGCAGGGCAGCGGGACGACGACGGGCTTCTCGGCCGACCTTCCCAGCCTCGCGAAGGGGCGGTACACGAACCCGATCATCCAGTCGCTGATCGCGTACGCGCTGGTCATCTCCGGCGAGTGGGTGACGCTCTGGGCGCTGTTCGGCGGGGCGAACCAGCTGCTCGCGGCGCTGGCGCTGCTGACCGGCACCGTGTGGCTCGCCAACTGGGACGAGTCCAAGCAGCTGATCTCCACCGGGGTCCCGATGACGATCATGGTGACGATCACCGTACTCGGGCTGTCGTGGGTCGCCCTGTGGGACAACCTGTATCAGAAGCTCATACTGGGCAACGTGGCCGGACTCAGCGGACAGATATCCGCCGTCGTCCAGATGGCACTGGCGTTCGTGCTGATCTACCTCGCGCTGTCGCTGGTGCGTATCGGCTACGGCAACATCACGAGCGTCCGCGGCGGGAGCGAGCCCGCAGTCGAACCGAGCGACGACTGA
- a CDS encoding cupin domain-containing protein — MGYRVVDVDSVEPESGRPCECRKLAEPGGLDAAAINRFRADPGEQLPLAYHYHQTQQEAFYVLDGTLAVETPERTYEVPADDLFVVDPESPQRAYNPADADEPVTVLAVGAPPASGDAVAYDPDDE, encoded by the coding sequence ATGGGATATCGCGTCGTCGACGTCGACTCGGTCGAACCGGAGTCGGGCCGCCCCTGCGAGTGTCGGAAGCTGGCCGAACCGGGCGGACTCGACGCCGCGGCGATCAACCGGTTCCGCGCCGATCCCGGCGAGCAGCTCCCCTTGGCGTACCACTACCACCAGACCCAACAGGAGGCGTTCTACGTCCTCGACGGGACGCTCGCGGTCGAGACCCCGGAGCGGACCTACGAGGTGCCGGCCGACGACCTGTTCGTGGTCGACCCCGAGAGCCCGCAGCGCGCGTACAACCCCGCGGACGCGGACGAGCCGGTGACCGTGTTAGCCGTCGGCGCACCGCCCGCGTCCGGCGACGCCGTCGCGTACGACCCCGACGATGAGTGA
- a CDS encoding DUF5828 family protein codes for MEESISGFKMRGDWGDVVEHGERVALALREVGVDGGPYYEFDEWRPKTHERIDEDVSEKTAAQASVDEGKGEQAGKSPGDDLQTAGEKLTESYEQVEENDTESARESWGESIEHVARAADSASRKALRKVEDAVYRNVMTQMAPYYFDNELVSANIQEVARAEDGETFVFEVNVNDDELKDEVSAVLGDYESEIDRWHVDTEKRTEDVAAAEGVEPPAEEGGPDSTTT; via the coding sequence ATGGAAGAGAGCATCTCCGGATTCAAGATGCGCGGCGACTGGGGCGACGTCGTCGAACACGGCGAGCGGGTCGCTCTCGCGCTCCGAGAGGTCGGCGTCGACGGCGGGCCTTACTACGAGTTCGACGAGTGGCGACCAAAGACCCACGAGCGTATCGACGAGGACGTCTCGGAGAAGACCGCGGCGCAGGCGTCCGTCGACGAGGGGAAAGGCGAGCAGGCGGGGAAATCCCCCGGCGACGACCTCCAGACGGCCGGCGAGAAGCTCACGGAGTCCTACGAGCAGGTCGAGGAGAACGACACCGAGAGCGCCCGCGAGAGCTGGGGCGAGTCGATCGAACACGTCGCCCGCGCGGCGGACTCGGCCAGCCGGAAGGCGCTCAGAAAGGTCGAGGACGCCGTCTACCGCAACGTGATGACCCAGATGGCACCGTACTACTTCGACAACGAGCTGGTCAGCGCCAACATTCAGGAGGTCGCCCGCGCGGAGGACGGCGAGACGTTCGTCTTCGAGGTGAACGTCAACGACGACGAGCTGAAAGACGAGGTGTCGGCCGTGCTCGGCGACTACGAGTCGGAGATAGACCGCTGGCACGTCGACACCGAGAAGCGGACCGAGGACGTCGCCGCCGCGGAGGGCGTCGAGCCGCCGGCCGAGGAGGGCGGCCCGGACTCGACGACGACGTGA
- a CDS encoding helix-turn-helix domain-containing protein, with translation MSDPEIEDLVGDRSPSFEHVLSCVFGVRDHESRAYLALLDNPGSTVSELADALDRDRSNVNRSLSTLREKGLVERRRRLLDSGGYVYQYTAIPVPEAKRRLHDALDEWVGDVHDAIDAFDPDER, from the coding sequence ATGAGCGACCCCGAAATCGAGGACCTCGTCGGCGATCGGTCTCCCTCGTTCGAGCACGTCCTCTCTTGCGTCTTCGGCGTGCGCGACCACGAGAGCCGGGCGTACCTCGCGCTGCTCGACAACCCCGGCAGCACCGTCTCGGAACTCGCCGACGCCCTCGACCGGGACCGGTCGAACGTGAACCGGTCGCTGTCGACGTTACGGGAGAAGGGGCTCGTCGAGCGCCGTCGCCGCCTGCTCGACTCCGGCGGGTACGTCTACCAGTACACCGCGATTCCGGTTCCCGAGGCCAAACGGCGACTCCACGACGCCCTCGACGAGTGGGTCGGAGACGTCCACGACGCCATCGACGCGTTCGACCCCGACGAGCGCTGA
- a CDS encoding S9 family peptidase, whose product MERVTAADYHDLAVPSDPRISPDGDRVAFVRRQPNDDDSYETTVYLVDAAGEDDPRRLTLPEGSDAEPRWSPSGDRIAFTSTRGAADDRQQLWVLPVDGGEARRLTDVVGGVSQIAWSPDGERIAFVQSVTADDRDADRDLAVPDEYEPDDHPDPRVIDRTVYRSMERYFDGRRPGVYVVDADATVGGVTDPDPAESGAVTRLTDRDADFAAPTWGDADTLYYTEAVGDDPDDSVEIAIRARDLAAGDDERVHTTTGWGADLAATADGRVAFTHAEPDQVSMRPTDLRVLDAESGAVTDLTGDLDRGLGRGTTPQWGPDEETLYFATPDEGKTALWHVPADGSADPERLLRPGTVSGATVGGETDAGPESVAVAYAASEWDHPGDAFAYDAAADETTRLTELNADYLAERALGEPEEIRFESDGVEVQGWLLTPPAEVEADESADGSAAPDEPYPLAVEIHGGPHAMWSTAGTMWHEFQTLAARGYAVFWSNPRGSTGYGEEFMQAIERDWGAVTMRDVMAGVETVADRPEIDASNAFVTGGSFGGFMTAWAVGQTDYFDAAVSQRGVYDLTGFYGSTDAAYKLVEGDFDTVPSEEPEWLWEQSPTGHADAVDTPTLLIHSEDDTRTPICTAELYHRILRKNGVDTRFVRYPREGHELSRSGEPAHVVDRIERIARWFDGYSEYHDTERALDRPEDDGLTAGEESDEAEK is encoded by the coding sequence ATGGAGCGCGTCACCGCGGCCGACTACCACGACCTCGCGGTCCCGTCCGACCCCCGAATTTCGCCGGACGGCGACCGCGTCGCCTTCGTGCGCCGACAGCCGAACGACGACGACAGCTACGAGACGACGGTGTACCTCGTCGACGCCGCGGGCGAGGACGACCCGCGCCGGCTCACCCTCCCGGAGGGCTCGGACGCCGAACCGCGCTGGAGCCCCTCCGGCGACCGGATCGCGTTCACCTCCACCCGGGGCGCGGCCGACGACCGCCAGCAGCTGTGGGTCCTCCCGGTCGACGGGGGCGAGGCCCGCCGCCTCACCGATGTGGTCGGCGGCGTCTCGCAGATCGCGTGGTCGCCCGACGGGGAGCGGATCGCGTTCGTCCAGTCGGTGACGGCCGACGACCGCGACGCGGACCGCGACCTCGCCGTGCCCGACGAGTACGAGCCGGACGACCACCCCGACCCGCGCGTGATCGACCGGACCGTCTACCGGTCCATGGAGCGCTACTTCGACGGCCGCCGACCGGGCGTGTACGTCGTCGACGCGGACGCGACCGTGGGGGGCGTCACCGACCCCGACCCGGCCGAGTCGGGCGCGGTCACCCGTCTCACCGACCGCGACGCCGACTTCGCGGCCCCGACGTGGGGCGACGCCGACACGCTGTACTACACCGAGGCCGTCGGCGACGACCCCGACGACTCCGTCGAGATCGCGATCCGCGCCCGGGACCTCGCCGCCGGCGACGACGAGCGCGTCCACACGACGACCGGGTGGGGGGCCGACCTCGCGGCGACCGCCGACGGGCGCGTCGCGTTCACCCACGCGGAGCCGGATCAGGTGTCGATGCGGCCGACCGACCTCCGCGTCCTCGACGCCGAGTCCGGGGCGGTCACCGACCTCACCGGCGACCTCGACCGCGGCCTCGGCCGGGGGACGACGCCGCAGTGGGGACCCGACGAGGAGACGCTCTACTTCGCGACGCCCGACGAGGGGAAGACGGCGCTGTGGCACGTCCCCGCCGACGGGAGCGCGGACCCCGAACGCCTCCTCCGTCCCGGAACGGTCTCGGGCGCGACCGTCGGCGGCGAGACCGATGCCGGACCCGAGTCGGTCGCGGTCGCGTACGCCGCCAGCGAGTGGGACCACCCGGGCGACGCGTTCGCCTACGACGCCGCGGCCGACGAGACGACTCGTCTGACCGAACTGAACGCCGACTACCTCGCCGAGCGGGCGCTCGGCGAACCCGAGGAGATCCGGTTCGAGTCCGACGGCGTCGAGGTTCAGGGGTGGCTGCTGACGCCGCCCGCGGAGGTCGAGGCCGACGAGTCCGCCGACGGATCCGCCGCTCCCGACGAGCCGTACCCGCTCGCGGTCGAGATCCACGGCGGCCCGCACGCGATGTGGTCGACCGCGGGGACGATGTGGCACGAGTTCCAGACGCTTGCGGCCCGCGGCTACGCCGTCTTCTGGTCGAACCCGCGCGGCTCGACCGGCTACGGGGAGGAGTTCATGCAGGCCATCGAGCGCGACTGGGGCGCGGTCACCATGCGCGACGTGATGGCGGGCGTCGAGACGGTCGCCGACCGGCCCGAGATCGACGCGTCGAACGCGTTCGTCACCGGCGGCTCCTTCGGCGGGTTCATGACCGCGTGGGCGGTCGGACAGACCGACTACTTCGACGCGGCCGTCTCACAGCGCGGCGTCTACGACCTCACCGGGTTCTACGGCTCGACCGACGCCGCCTACAAGCTCGTCGAGGGCGACTTCGACACGGTCCCGTCCGAGGAGCCGGAGTGGCTCTGGGAGCAGTCGCCGACGGGCCACGCCGACGCGGTCGACACCCCGACGCTGTTGATCCACTCCGAGGACGACACGCGGACGCCGATCTGTACGGCGGAGCTGTACCACCGGATCCTCCGAAAGAACGGCGTCGACACGCGGTTCGTCAGGTACCCCCGCGAGGGCCACGAGCTCTCCCGGTCCGGCGAGCCGGCGCACGTCGTCGACCGGATCGAACGGATCGCGCGCTGGTTCGACGGTTACTCCGAGTACCACGACACCGAGCGCGCGCTCGACCGTCCCGAAGACGACGGACTGACCGCGGGCGAGGAGTCGGACGAGGCGGAGAAGTAG
- a CDS encoding IMP cyclohydrolase: MYVGRFVVVAPGIGGYRVSSRSFPNRRVRDRGGTLTVGPTADAPETDNPYVSYNCARRVETPTGEPLAVLGNGSHVDPIAEKLELGYPARDALATPLLALDFEKDDYDTPRVAGVVGAESATVGVVRRDALLVEAVDEPTVVATYETDSPEPYDLTATDAGGVATELLEADLEHPVCAAGATVDADGVALAFDNGDD; this comes from the coding sequence ATGTACGTCGGACGATTCGTCGTCGTCGCGCCCGGCATCGGTGGCTACCGCGTCTCCTCGCGCTCGTTCCCGAACCGCCGCGTCCGCGACCGCGGCGGGACGCTCACCGTCGGCCCGACCGCGGACGCGCCCGAGACGGACAACCCGTACGTCTCGTACAACTGCGCGCGCCGCGTCGAGACCCCGACCGGCGAGCCGCTGGCGGTCCTCGGTAACGGCTCGCACGTCGACCCGATCGCGGAGAAGCTGGAGCTGGGCTACCCCGCCCGCGACGCGCTCGCGACCCCGCTGCTCGCGCTCGACTTCGAGAAGGACGACTACGACACGCCTCGGGTCGCCGGCGTCGTCGGCGCGGAGTCGGCGACGGTCGGCGTCGTCCGCCGCGACGCGCTCCTCGTTGAGGCCGTCGACGAGCCGACCGTCGTCGCGACCTACGAGACGGACTCCCCCGAGCCGTACGACCTGACCGCGACCGACGCCGGCGGCGTCGCGACCGAACTGTTGGAAGCCGACCTCGAACACCCGGTCTGTGCCGCGGGCGCGACCGTCGACGCCGACGGCGTCGCGCTCGCGTTCGACAACGGCGACGACTGA